Proteins encoded within one genomic window of Candidatus Binatota bacterium:
- a CDS encoding DUF503 domain-containing protein, which translates to MYLPGNRSLKGKRSVVKAIKAKVSNRYNVSVAEIDRLDDVASIGLGVVQAGNEKDHVDRCLRTVARFVEGLRLAQSGEEEYIFDNY; encoded by the coding sequence ATGTACCTGCCCGGCAATCGCTCCCTGAAAGGTAAACGTTCGGTGGTTAAAGCAATCAAGGCAAAGGTCTCGAATCGCTACAACGTATCGGTCGCCGAGATCGACCGATTGGACGATGTTGCTTCAATAGGACTCGGGGTCGTGCAAGCCGGTAATGAAAAAGACCACGTGGATCGCTGCCTGAGGACGGTGGCGCGCTTTGTTGAAGGATTACGGTTGGCCCAGTCCGGCGAAGAAGAATACATCTTCGACAATTACTGA
- a CDS encoding phosphoribosylaminoimidazolesuccinocarboxamide synthase: MATSGKMIAEGKAKRIYETDDPELLMFYFKDDATAFNAQKKGTIESKGILNNRISRRFFELLRENGVENHFVDCPSEREMLVRKVEIIPVETVVRNIITGSLQKRCGRPEGETLPRPIVEYFYKDDDLGDPMINDEHILIFSWATREELDEIHRQALAVNAILEPFMRERGVLLVDFKLEFGRDSTGKVLLADEICPDTCRFWDIETRKKLDKDRFRQDMGGVEDAYQEIARRVAG, from the coding sequence ATGGCGACAAGCGGAAAGATGATCGCGGAGGGTAAGGCCAAGCGTATTTACGAGACCGACGATCCCGAGCTCCTGATGTTTTATTTCAAGGACGACGCGACCGCGTTTAACGCGCAGAAGAAAGGCACCATCGAGTCCAAGGGAATTCTCAACAACAGGATTTCCCGCCGCTTCTTTGAATTGCTGCGGGAAAACGGAGTTGAAAATCACTTTGTTGATTGTCCGTCCGAGCGCGAAATGCTGGTGCGTAAGGTCGAGATCATTCCGGTCGAAACCGTAGTGCGTAACATCATCACCGGCAGCCTGCAGAAACGCTGTGGGCGGCCGGAAGGTGAAACACTGCCGCGACCCATCGTAGAGTATTTCTACAAGGACGATGACCTCGGCGATCCGATGATCAACGATGAACACATCCTGATCTTCTCGTGGGCCACGCGCGAGGAGCTCGACGAAATTCATCGGCAGGCCTTGGCCGTGAACGCCATTCTGGAGCCGTTCATGCGTGAAAGGGGAGTGCTCCTGGTGGACTTCAAGCTGGAGTTCGGGCGGGACTCTACGGGCAAGGTGTTGCTGGCAGACGAGATCTGTCCTGATACCTGCCGCTTCTGGGATATTGAAACCCGCAAGAAGCTGGATAAAGACAGGTTCAGGCAGGACATGGGTGGAGTTGAAGACGCCTACCAGGAAATTGCACGGCGGGTAGCCGGCTGA
- a CDS encoding adenylosuccinate lyase encodes MIPRYTRDRMGSTWSDQHRYDLMLEVEIRVCEALAKRSVIPGDAARRIRAKASVDGSRVAEIEAEVHHDVIAFVSAAAESVGEDGRYLHYGMTSSDVLDTAFALQLVEAADQLLEGVSTLMEAVRSRAREHRDTPTAGRSHGIHAQPTTFGLKLAGWYAELQRDRFRLLTARETIASGKLSGAVGTYGVNGPDIEAEVLEGLALAVEPVATQVVPRDRHAEFFCTLAVLAGGLERFATEIRHLQRTEVGEVLESFSKGQKGSSAMPHKRNPILTENISGLARLVRANSLAALENIALWHERDISHSSVERVIAPDSTIALDFMLARMTSVVSGMEVRPEAMAANLERTGGRMFSEKILLALVENGISRDEAYRWVQRCALAEGDFRTNAEKDADISRVLDASRLEKAFDIQAALGHAHEVFDRVIEEGT; translated from the coding sequence ATGATACCTCGTTACACCAGGGATCGAATGGGTTCGACTTGGTCGGACCAGCACCGCTACGACCTCATGCTCGAAGTCGAGATCCGCGTGTGCGAGGCCCTCGCCAAGCGCTCGGTAATACCGGGTGACGCGGCCCGCCGCATCCGAGCGAAAGCCAGTGTAGACGGCTCACGAGTGGCTGAAATCGAGGCCGAGGTACATCACGACGTTATAGCTTTCGTTAGCGCCGCAGCCGAAAGCGTGGGTGAAGACGGCCGCTACCTGCACTATGGAATGACGTCCTCCGATGTTCTTGACACCGCTTTTGCCCTGCAGCTGGTCGAAGCCGCAGACCAACTGCTGGAAGGCGTCTCGACGCTCATGGAGGCCGTGCGATCAAGAGCGAGGGAGCATAGAGACACCCCCACAGCCGGGCGCTCTCACGGTATACACGCGCAACCCACTACCTTCGGTCTCAAGTTGGCCGGTTGGTACGCCGAGCTACAACGGGACCGGTTCCGGCTGCTGACCGCGCGAGAGACCATAGCGAGCGGTAAACTTTCGGGTGCCGTCGGCACTTACGGTGTAAATGGGCCTGACATCGAGGCCGAAGTTCTCGAGGGGCTTGCCCTGGCGGTCGAGCCGGTGGCCACGCAGGTAGTCCCCCGGGACCGGCACGCTGAATTCTTCTGCACGCTGGCTGTATTGGCCGGTGGGCTGGAGCGTTTCGCGACCGAAATACGTCACCTGCAGAGAACCGAGGTGGGCGAAGTCCTCGAATCCTTCAGTAAGGGGCAGAAGGGCTCGTCTGCCATGCCGCACAAGCGCAATCCCATTCTGACCGAGAACATAAGCGGACTGGCGCGCCTCGTCCGTGCCAATTCACTGGCCGCACTTGAGAACATAGCCCTGTGGCACGAACGCGATATTTCGCATTCCTCGGTGGAACGGGTGATAGCACCCGATTCGACGATTGCGCTTGATTTCATGCTCGCGCGCATGACCTCTGTGGTTAGCGGCATGGAGGTTCGGCCCGAAGCAATGGCGGCTAACCTGGAGCGTACCGGCGGCAGGATGTTCTCGGAGAAAATTCTCCTCGCCCTGGTCGAGAACGGGATCTCCCGCGACGAAGCCTACCGCTGGGTTCAGCGTTGCGCACTGGCGGAGGGCGATTTCCGCACCAACGCGGAGAAAGATGCCGATATCAGCCGCGTGCTCGATGCCAGCAGGCTCGAGAAGGCATTCGATATACAGGCCGCGCTGGGCCATGCGCACGAAGTATTTGACCGCGTGATAGAGGAGGGGACATAA
- the truB gene encoding tRNA pseudouridine(55) synthase TruB — MKNRKGIDGILLVDKPVDMSSASAVARVKRVLGGVKVGHLGTLDPLASGLLPLCLGLGTKAAPWLNSATKTYTGVIRLGVLTDTLDRGGEVVATSPVPVLADIDLDELADRFTGSLSQVPPVYSAIKKDGVPMYKRARRGEEVELEPREVTIFALKLTVQDPSALEFSVHCSKGTYVRALARDLGEAIGCGAHMESLVRTTFGRFRIEDAASMDNLEDSDGSELEAAVLPLSKALAHLESLEVDDRGASGLRQGRQDVLGVLRRPQDGESAMVTRAGCLVAVISEQSGLWKLERVFAG; from the coding sequence ATGAAAAACCGCAAGGGCATTGACGGCATACTACTCGTAGATAAGCCTGTCGATATGAGTTCCGCTTCTGCGGTCGCTCGGGTCAAGCGGGTACTGGGCGGGGTGAAGGTTGGCCACCTCGGAACTCTCGATCCCCTGGCCTCGGGTTTGTTGCCCCTGTGCCTGGGCCTGGGCACCAAGGCAGCTCCCTGGCTCAACAGCGCCACAAAAACCTACACCGGGGTAATCCGACTTGGTGTTCTCACTGATACTCTGGATCGCGGAGGCGAGGTCGTTGCTACCAGCCCGGTACCAGTACTGGCCGATATTGATCTCGATGAACTGGCCGACAGGTTCACGGGCTCGCTCAGTCAGGTCCCCCCGGTCTACTCGGCTATCAAGAAAGACGGCGTTCCTATGTACAAGCGGGCTCGGCGGGGTGAAGAAGTGGAACTCGAGCCGCGCGAAGTCACTATATTTGCGCTCAAACTCACGGTTCAGGACCCCTCGGCCCTCGAGTTCAGCGTTCACTGCTCAAAGGGCACCTATGTTCGTGCCCTCGCGAGAGACCTGGGCGAGGCCATCGGCTGTGGCGCGCATATGGAATCCCTCGTCAGGACAACTTTCGGGCGTTTTCGCATTGAAGATGCAGCGTCCATGGATAATCTCGAAGATAGCGACGGTAGCGAGCTCGAGGCAGCAGTTTTGCCCTTATCCAAGGCCCTTGCCCACCTTGAATCGTTGGAGGTGGACGACCGGGGAGCCAGCGGCCTGAGGCAGGGACGGCAGGACGTTCTCGGAGTTCTACGGCGCCCTCAGGACGGCGAATCCGCCATGGTAACCCGGGCTGGCTGCCTGGTGGCGGTAATCAGCGAGCAGAGCGGCCTGTGGAAACTCGAGCGGGTTTTTGCGGGCTGA
- the rpsO gene encoding 30S ribosomal protein S15: protein MTTTLQSTQKVIGDFRTHESDTGSPEIQVALLTNRINYLTGHFKTHPKDNHSRRGLLKMVSQRRKMLDYLKRTAYDRYLALIERLGLRK from the coding sequence GTGACGACCACGTTACAAAGCACGCAGAAAGTTATCGGAGATTTCAGGACCCACGAATCGGATACCGGTTCGCCCGAAATCCAGGTCGCTTTGCTGACCAACCGCATCAATTACCTGACCGGCCATTTTAAGACCCACCCCAAGGACAATCACTCCCGGCGTGGCCTTCTTAAAATGGTAAGCCAGAGACGCAAGATGCTCGACTACCTCAAGCGAACGGCTTACGATCGCTACCTGGCACTGATTGAGCGCTTGGGCCTGCGCAAATAA
- a CDS encoding dUTP diphosphatase has protein sequence MGLKIAITRVGDVSVDLPQRMTEGSVGMDLRAALKVALELVPSERAAIPCGFAIAIPRGYEGQVRPRSGLALKQGLCVPNSPGTIDPDYRGEVAVIVANFGNDTVRIEPGQRVAQLVICPVAVADFDEVEELEPSNRGSGGFGHTGSA, from the coding sequence ATGGGGTTGAAAATTGCTATAACGCGGGTTGGAGACGTGAGCGTCGATTTACCGCAACGCATGACCGAGGGCTCTGTGGGAATGGACCTTCGCGCGGCCCTCAAAGTGGCGCTGGAACTTGTGCCCAGCGAACGCGCAGCAATCCCCTGTGGGTTTGCGATTGCCATACCCCGGGGGTACGAGGGCCAAGTAAGGCCGAGAAGCGGCCTCGCTCTCAAGCAGGGATTATGTGTCCCTAATTCGCCGGGAACGATAGACCCGGATTACAGGGGCGAGGTGGCGGTTATTGTCGCTAACTTCGGCAACGATACGGTCCGTATAGAGCCAGGACAGCGTGTTGCGCAGCTGGTGATTTGTCCGGTTGCGGTGGCGGATTTCGACGAGGTCGAAGAGCTCGAACCCTCGAACAGGGGTTCTGGTGGTTTCGGCCATACCGGGAGCGCCTGA
- a CDS encoding insulinase family protein → MAPEVRSTRLENGLRVVTESVRDVPSVSLGVWLETGSRHEGQSTNGVCHFLEHLFFKGTEKRTPRQIAEEIEGVGGTIDAFTDKEQTCFLTRTLAEHLELSVDVLADLLLNSTFLSEDIELEREVIIHEIQDAEAIPEDYIYDFYLHSWWPGHPLGLPVAGTVASVAAINRDEILEQARKAVRSDHIVVSAAGAVDHEQLVDWCREKFAGLVPSVTESETDRPDYNPGVFVCERELDQAHLLLGLPGISVTDPRYAAAEVLVAALGGGMSSRLFQSVREERGKAYSVYAFLSPYRDIGYTGIYAATGGSDVEEVLDLVFQELTAIKQRGLDPGELARTREQIAGACLLSLESMESRMGRIARNQLYFGREIAVDEVVAEVRAVSNQQVMEIAFDILSTDRAGLALVGDAGVGTVSLPLP, encoded by the coding sequence TTGGCGCCTGAAGTTCGCTCTACCCGGCTCGAGAACGGCCTGCGGGTCGTTACCGAGTCGGTGCGCGATGTCCCCTCTGTATCCCTCGGCGTGTGGCTTGAGACTGGTTCGCGCCACGAGGGCCAGTCGACCAACGGCGTATGCCATTTTCTCGAGCACTTGTTTTTCAAGGGCACCGAGAAGAGAACCCCGCGGCAGATAGCCGAAGAGATCGAAGGTGTCGGCGGCACGATCGATGCCTTCACCGACAAGGAGCAGACCTGTTTTTTGACCCGCACTCTTGCGGAACATCTCGAACTATCGGTCGATGTCCTTGCCGACCTCCTGCTCAACTCTACTTTTCTCTCGGAGGATATCGAACTCGAGCGGGAAGTGATCATACATGAGATCCAGGACGCGGAAGCGATCCCCGAGGACTACATCTACGATTTCTACCTCCACTCCTGGTGGCCCGGTCATCCGCTGGGCTTACCGGTGGCGGGTACGGTTGCCAGCGTCGCGGCTATCAACCGCGATGAAATACTTGAGCAGGCACGAAAGGCGGTTCGCTCGGACCACATCGTGGTGTCGGCCGCGGGCGCGGTTGACCACGAGCAACTGGTGGACTGGTGCCGCGAGAAATTTGCAGGGCTCGTTCCCTCCGTCACAGAAAGTGAAACCGACAGACCGGATTACAACCCGGGGGTGTTTGTCTGCGAGCGCGAACTGGACCAGGCCCATCTGCTTCTCGGCTTGCCCGGCATCTCGGTAACCGACCCTCGTTACGCCGCAGCAGAGGTGCTAGTAGCTGCGCTGGGGGGAGGAATGAGTTCGCGGCTCTTCCAGTCAGTGAGGGAGGAACGGGGCAAGGCTTACTCGGTGTACGCGTTTCTCTCGCCTTACCGGGACATAGGCTACACGGGCATCTACGCGGCCACCGGCGGATCCGACGTCGAGGAAGTGCTGGACCTCGTTTTCCAGGAGCTCACGGCGATTAAGCAGCGAGGCCTGGACCCCGGCGAACTCGCCCGCACGCGCGAGCAAATCGCAGGGGCTTGCCTGCTGTCCCTCGAGTCGATGGAGAGTCGGATGGGCCGAATTGCCCGTAACCAGCTCTACTTCGGGCGCGAGATTGCAGTAGACGAGGTCGTGGCCGAAGTCCGTGCGGTGAGCAACCAACAAGTAATGGAGATAGCGTTCGATATACTCAGTACCGACCGGGCCGGGCTGGCCCTGGTGGGCGATGCCGGCGTGGGTACCGTCTCCCTGCCCCTACCCTGA
- the rbfA gene encoding 30S ribosome-binding factor RbfA — protein MPSVRTRRIAREVISALAGIVDQELRDPRVQGVTFTAVDMSPDLKHARVFYSTRGNEQQQRECSRGLVAASGYLRRELGRKLALRFTPDLAFTLDGSLERAERIQRLLSGADTGEAKR, from the coding sequence ATGCCTTCTGTTAGAACACGAAGAATAGCCCGAGAAGTGATATCGGCGCTCGCCGGCATAGTTGACCAGGAACTGCGCGATCCGCGCGTTCAGGGTGTTACGTTTACCGCCGTGGACATGAGCCCGGACCTCAAGCACGCAAGGGTGTTTTATTCGACCCGGGGAAATGAACAGCAGCAGCGGGAGTGCAGTCGCGGCCTCGTCGCGGCCTCTGGCTACTTGCGGCGAGAGCTCGGCCGCAAACTGGCGCTGAGATTTACGCCCGACCTGGCATTCACGCTCGACGGTTCGCTCGAAAGAGCCGAACGAATCCAAAGACTTTTGTCCGGAGCGGACACGGGGGAAGCAAAGCGATGA
- the purS gene encoding phosphoribosylformylglycinamidine synthase subunit PurS: MDFVARVYVTPKKAILDPQGKAVASSLQALGYDGVDDVRLGRYIELRLSGVTGNEAAGSRVDEMCRRLLANDVIEDYRFDIEEKLEEQGA; this comes from the coding sequence ATGGATTTCGTTGCCAGGGTTTACGTGACTCCCAAGAAAGCGATTCTCGACCCGCAGGGTAAGGCCGTGGCTTCGTCTCTGCAGGCGCTGGGCTACGACGGAGTCGATGATGTTCGTCTAGGCCGATATATCGAGCTGCGATTGAGCGGCGTTACCGGAAACGAAGCCGCGGGAAGTAGAGTTGACGAGATGTGCCGTCGCCTGCTGGCCAACGACGTCATCGAGGACTACCGCTTTGACATCGAGGAGAAGCTCGAGGAGCAGGGAGCCTGA
- the purQ gene encoding phosphoribosylformylglycinamidine synthase subunit PurQ, with product MTWGVIVFPGSNDDRDTRHVLADVMGADVRMLWHKDTDLKGVDAVVLPGGFSYGDYLRAGAIARISPVMEEVARFANAGGPVLGICNGFQVLCEAGLLPGALIRNSGLRFVCRDEAIEVANTATAFTASCSGGEVLRIPVKHGCGCYVLERNKLEELEGRGGVVFRYADTAPNGSVNNIAGVCNERGNVVGLMPHPEHAVDPALGMVDGRVLFESVTAWAVNGVAA from the coding sequence GTGACCTGGGGTGTAATCGTTTTTCCTGGTTCCAACGATGACCGAGATACGCGGCACGTGCTCGCGGATGTGATGGGCGCCGATGTGCGGATGCTCTGGCACAAGGATACCGACCTCAAGGGCGTAGACGCGGTCGTTTTGCCGGGTGGATTTTCCTACGGCGACTACCTCAGGGCTGGAGCCATCGCCAGAATATCGCCCGTGATGGAAGAAGTAGCTCGTTTTGCGAACGCAGGCGGCCCGGTGCTCGGAATCTGCAACGGCTTCCAAGTGCTATGCGAAGCAGGATTGCTGCCCGGTGCGCTCATACGCAACAGTGGCTTGCGCTTCGTTTGCCGCGATGAAGCGATCGAGGTGGCGAACACCGCGACGGCGTTCACTGCTTCTTGCTCGGGCGGCGAGGTTCTGCGTATCCCGGTAAAACACGGGTGCGGTTGTTATGTACTCGAGAGAAACAAGCTCGAAGAACTCGAGGGGCGAGGCGGGGTTGTATTTCGTTACGCGGACACAGCGCCAAACGGCTCGGTGAACAACATAGCCGGCGTGTGCAATGAGCGCGGTAACGTTGTTGGTCTGATGCCGCACCCGGAGCACGCTGTCGATCCCGCGCTTGGCATGGTTGATGGGCGGGTCTTGTTTGAGTCGGTCACGGCCTGGGCAGTAAATGGTGTAGCCGCATGA
- the pnp gene encoding polyribonucleotide nucleotidyltransferase encodes MIKKVELELGGKTLTLETGRIARQADGAVFVTYGDTVVLVTAVSAHRVREGIDFFPLTVEYQEKTAAAGKIPGGFFKREGRPSPAEILTCRIIDRPIRPLFPKGYGFETQIIATVLSYDRTAGPDVASLIGASAALTISDIPFAGPLGAVRLGRIDGKVVINPGVDEMENSDIDILMAASRDAIVMVEGGAGEVAEDEILDALYQGHEAIQPIIDAQDKLASEAGREKRSYVPPQRDDELIEKVRKLATTGLEKAYSVKEKLERYAALDAFKAEFMEGLPEDLAERGGDVSAALGVVKQEMVRGAITKDHKRLDGRGLADVRSISVETGVLPRTHGSSLFTRGETQALVTATLGTGADEQRIDSLAGDHFKRFMMHYNFPPYCVGEAKMLRSAGRREIGHGMLAERALTPVLPDVEDFPYTFRVVSEITESNGSSSMASVCGGALALMDCGVPIKAPVAGIAMGLIREDGEHTVLSDILGDEDHLGDMDFKVAGTEKGITAVQMDIKIDGIPRDVMRDALYQARDGRLHILGEMAKALAAPREEVSEYAPRIETMKIDPDKIRNVIGAGGKVIRGIVEQTGCKIDVQDDGTVLVASSDRDSLLKAMDIIEGLTASPKIGRIYDGTVRKIMAFGAFVEILPGTDGLVHISQLAEERVENVTDIVKEGQQVRVKVLEVDRQGKIRLSLKDAVRDQDGEAEASVGA; translated from the coding sequence ATGATTAAAAAAGTAGAATTGGAATTGGGTGGCAAGACACTCACACTTGAAACCGGCCGCATAGCCAGACAGGCCGATGGCGCCGTCTTCGTAACCTACGGGGATACCGTGGTCCTCGTGACAGCGGTGTCTGCACACCGGGTTCGAGAGGGAATTGATTTTTTTCCACTGACAGTTGAGTACCAGGAGAAGACCGCTGCCGCCGGCAAGATCCCGGGTGGCTTCTTTAAAAGGGAAGGGCGCCCCAGTCCTGCCGAGATCCTGACCTGTCGCATTATCGACCGTCCCATACGTCCGCTTTTCCCCAAGGGCTATGGTTTTGAAACACAGATCATCGCCACCGTGCTGTCGTACGACCGCACCGCGGGTCCTGATGTGGCCAGTCTCATCGGTGCCTCGGCGGCGTTGACGATATCTGATATTCCATTCGCCGGCCCCCTGGGTGCTGTCAGGCTTGGCCGTATCGACGGTAAAGTCGTGATCAACCCCGGTGTTGACGAAATGGAGAACAGCGACATCGACATCCTGATGGCCGCGAGCCGCGACGCCATAGTGATGGTTGAGGGCGGAGCTGGCGAAGTTGCCGAAGACGAGATTCTCGATGCCCTCTACCAGGGACACGAGGCCATACAGCCGATAATCGATGCCCAGGATAAGTTGGCTTCAGAAGCCGGGCGCGAAAAACGCAGCTACGTTCCGCCGCAGCGCGATGATGAACTCATCGAGAAGGTGCGCAAACTCGCGACCACGGGGCTTGAGAAAGCTTATTCCGTCAAGGAGAAGCTTGAGCGTTACGCCGCCCTCGACGCCTTCAAGGCGGAGTTCATGGAAGGGCTTCCCGAGGACCTGGCCGAGCGCGGTGGCGATGTCAGCGCTGCCCTGGGAGTCGTCAAGCAGGAAATGGTTCGCGGCGCGATCACCAAGGACCACAAGCGCCTCGATGGCCGTGGGCTAGCGGACGTACGTTCCATTTCCGTAGAGACCGGAGTGCTCCCGCGCACGCACGGTAGCTCCCTGTTTACGCGCGGTGAAACCCAGGCCCTCGTCACGGCGACGCTTGGTACAGGCGCCGATGAACAGCGAATCGATTCGCTGGCCGGCGATCACTTCAAGCGTTTCATGATGCACTACAATTTTCCTCCTTACTGTGTTGGCGAAGCCAAGATGCTGCGCAGTGCCGGGCGCAGGGAAATTGGCCACGGTATGTTGGCCGAGCGTGCCCTCACCCCGGTATTGCCCGACGTTGAGGACTTTCCGTACACCTTTCGTGTCGTGTCTGAGATCACCGAGTCGAACGGTTCGTCTTCGATGGCTTCGGTCTGCGGTGGAGCTCTCGCTTTGATGGACTGCGGCGTGCCGATCAAGGCACCTGTAGCTGGCATAGCGATGGGGCTCATTCGCGAGGATGGCGAGCACACTGTGCTTTCCGACATCCTCGGTGACGAAGATCACCTGGGTGACATGGACTTCAAGGTTGCGGGTACCGAGAAGGGTATCACCGCGGTGCAGATGGACATCAAGATCGACGGTATCCCCCGCGACGTAATGCGTGACGCGCTCTACCAGGCGCGGGACGGTCGCCTGCACATCCTTGGCGAGATGGCCAAGGCTCTTGCGGCACCTCGCGAAGAAGTGTCGGAGTACGCGCCGCGAATCGAGACGATGAAAATCGATCCTGATAAGATCCGTAATGTCATCGGCGCCGGCGGCAAGGTGATACGCGGTATCGTCGAGCAGACCGGTTGCAAGATCGACGTGCAGGATGACGGCACGGTGCTGGTAGCTTCGTCGGACAGGGACTCCCTGCTCAAGGCGATGGACATCATCGAGGGGCTGACAGCTTCACCGAAGATCGGCCGCATCTACGATGGTACCGTACGCAAGATCATGGCATTCGGCGCTTTTGTCGAAATCCTGCCGGGCACCGACGGTTTGGTTCACATCTCGCAGCTTGCCGAAGAGCGAGTCGAGAACGTGACCGACATCGTCAAGGAAGGCCAGCAGGTTCGGGTCAAGGTGCTGGAGGTCGACCGCCAGGGCAAGATTCGCCTGAGCCTCAAGGACGCAGTAAGGGATCAAGACGGGGAGGCCGAAGCCAGCGTTGGCGCCTGA